The genome window ACCCTGGAGGCGCTGACCAGAACCGACAACGTGAGCAGCGACCTGGGGAGTCTGACGCAGGAGCCACCGCTGTTGTCCGGCCGCGATGCACCCGACTTCTGGTGCAGGGCAGTTGACGACGAGTTGCTGTTCTTCTTCGGGCATCCGGCCTCGCGTGGTCTGACCTACCCGATGAAGCACGGACAGGCAGCTCAGGCGGGGCAGACCGGCAGAGACCTGAAGTTCAACCTCGGCGACAGCAGCCCGGCATTCGAACTATCTGTCGAGTTCGGGCAGTTTGAGTCCGTGCTGCTTCGCGCATCCCGAACGGGTCGAGTCGAACGCCTCGATCTCAACTACACGCCGTCCTTCCCGTTCACGGGCTGACCGAACCGGCATGCATCCGGACCCGGGCCCGGCCAGGATTCCGACACCTGCCCGTCATCGAACAAGGCCTCTTGACTCCCGGGAGGATGTTGCTACAATTATGTGTTGGTTGCCAAGGGGACCGGCAACCAACAAAGAGTAACCAGGTCCCAAGGTTGCTTGTGTAACGTCAGGTGTCTATGAGTCCAAGTCTGTGCTTAGTCCAGACCCGCCCGTAGCTCCCTTCAACGATTCTCAAGCGCAAACATACGGAGGTCCGTTATAATGGGTACGCGCATATTCGTAGGGAATCTTCCCTTCAGCGCAACCGAGACGCAGCTCAACGAGCTGTTCAGTCAGCATGGCGAAGTGACTTCGGTCAGCATCGTGAAGGACAAGTTCACGGACAGGTCACGGGGATTTGCGTTCGTCGAGATGACCGCTGCCGATGCAGCGACCGCGGCGATTGCAGCCCTCAACTCGTACCAGATGGAAGGCCGGCCGCTTACCGTCAACGTGGCGCGCGAGCGCACCGAAGGTTCGCGTCCGCCCCGCGGCAACGATCGTCGTTCGCCGCGTAGCGGCGGCTTCTCCGGCAACCGCTGGTAGAAGACAAGCGTAAGCTTGAGGGGCGGGCGCAAGCCCGCCCTTTGCTTTGCGGCCCGTTGACTTGCCGGGGCGCGTCTATATCATCACTGCCTATGAGTGAGCGATTCCCCCAGCTTGCCGGACTGAGTCGTGAAGATCTGGTCGGACTGATTGAGGATGCAGCGAGGAACTGGCTGGCGCACGACGGACTCTGGTTCCAGGCGGTCGAGCACGCCCACGGAATGGATGCCGCCATCAAGGCCGACACCGAGGCCTGGCGCGGCTTCACGGTCATTGAGGCGAAGCGTATCATGGAGCGGCACGGAATCGCTCCCGGCGGTGGCATTCCGGCGTTGGTCAAAGCACTGTCGTTGCGTCTCTATGCCTTCCTCAACAAGCAGGATGTGGTCGAGCAGAGCGAGAAACGGGTTGTGTTCCGGATGCTGGATTGCCGGGTTCAGTCGGCGCGCAAGAGGAAAGGCCTCGCCGATTTTCCCTGCAAGCCGGTCGGGCTGGTGGAGTACGAATGGTTCGCGAAGACGATTGACCCGAGGATCGAGACGCGCTGCATTTGCTGCCCGCCGGACGGGCACCCGGATGACGTTTGGTGTGCCTGGGAGTTCAGGCTCAAGGCGGAATGACGAAGGACGAAGTCCGAATGACGAATGACCGAAAGCAGACGATGCGCGACACGCCGGTGCACGAGCGGCCGAGGGAGAGGCTCGTGAAGGTCGGAGCTGCGAACCTCTCCGAGGTAGAACTGCTTTCCATCATCATCAGCCGCGGCACCAGGGGAATGCCTGTCCGGGACATCGCCCAACAGCTCGTGAACCAGTTCCACTCCGTGGCCGACGTCGGACGAGCGAGTGTTGAGGAACTAGTCCGGGTTCCGGGCATCGGCAAGGCCAAGGCGTGCCAGATAGTCGCCGCATTCGAACTGGCCCGACGCAGTGACGATACTCCCTGCGTCAAGGAACGGGCCGACCTGTCCGACCCGAAGGACGTAGCGAGGCGGGCGCGATTGAGCATCAGGGAATGGCGGAAA of candidate division WOR-3 bacterium contains these proteins:
- a CDS encoding RNA-binding protein, producing MGTRIFVGNLPFSATETQLNELFSQHGEVTSVSIVKDKFTDRSRGFAFVEMTAADAATAAIAALNSYQMEGRPLTVNVARERTEGSRPPRGNDRRSPRSGGFSGNRW
- a CDS encoding JAB domain-containing protein; amino-acid sequence: MTKDEVRMTNDRKQTMRDTPVHERPRERLVKVGAANLSEVELLSIIISRGTRGMPVRDIAQQLVNQFHSVADVGRASVEELVRVPGIGKAKACQIVAAFELARRSDDTPCVKERADLSDPKDVARRARLSIREWRKECFLTFYVDSRNRHIGDAEVSVGSLDTTLAHPREVFERAIRAGAAGVIVVHNHPSGDPTPSDDDIRLTRRLTEAGKILGIRLLDHVVLSRDSHYSFRSHALV